Proteins encoded in a region of the Paenibacillus sp. W2I17 genome:
- a CDS encoding aminotransferase class I/II-fold pyridoxal phosphate-dependent enzyme: MNHHRTPLFTALKNHAALNPVQFHIPGHKKGLGADTEFREFIGDNAFSIDLINIAPLDDLHQPTGVIQEAQILAADAFGADYTYFSVQGTSSAIMTMILSVCSPGDKIIVPRNVHKSVLSAIIFSGAKPVFVSPSQDANLGIDHGVTTQSIRRALERHPDAKALLVINPTYYGVVTDLKEIVELAHSYQVPVLVDEAHGVLIHFHEDLPLSAMAAGADMAATSVHKLGGSMTQSSVLNLNTKNGFVNPQRVQTILSLLTSTSTSYILLASLDTSRRNLALHGREIAQKAIELAEFARRSINDMDGLYCFGRELLGTEATFNYDPTKVTIHVRHLGITGYETENWLREHYNIEVELSDMYNILCLITPGDTDDSVDILLNALQDLSRTYYQVNPAHELVVKVPDIPQLMLTPRDAFYGDTEVIPFKESAGRIISEFIYVYPPGIPILLPGEVITQENIDYIIDHVEVGLPVKGPEDRSVTNVKVIVEADAIF, translated from the coding sequence ATGAATCACCACCGTACGCCGCTGTTTACCGCTTTAAAAAATCATGCGGCACTCAATCCGGTACAGTTTCATATTCCGGGCCATAAAAAAGGATTGGGAGCGGATACCGAATTCCGTGAATTTATTGGCGATAATGCCTTCTCCATAGATTTGATTAACATCGCACCGTTGGATGACCTGCATCAGCCAACCGGTGTCATTCAGGAAGCACAGATTTTGGCAGCAGATGCCTTCGGAGCCGATTATACCTATTTTAGTGTACAAGGCACAAGCAGTGCCATTATGACCATGATTCTGTCTGTATGCTCACCGGGTGACAAAATTATTGTGCCCCGTAATGTGCATAAATCGGTTCTGTCCGCGATTATTTTCTCAGGCGCCAAACCCGTATTTGTTTCTCCTTCACAAGATGCCAATCTAGGCATTGACCATGGAGTGACTACACAGTCTATCCGTCGCGCACTTGAGCGTCATCCAGATGCCAAGGCATTGCTTGTAATTAACCCGACCTACTACGGCGTGGTTACCGATCTGAAAGAGATTGTTGAGCTGGCACACAGCTACCAAGTTCCTGTACTTGTTGATGAAGCACATGGCGTACTCATTCATTTCCATGAGGATCTGCCGTTGTCTGCGATGGCAGCAGGTGCCGATATGGCTGCAACCAGTGTTCACAAGCTTGGTGGCTCCATGACACAGAGTTCCGTACTCAACCTGAACACGAAGAATGGGTTCGTGAATCCGCAGCGTGTACAGACGATCCTGAGTCTGCTCACCTCAACATCAACTTCATACATTTTGCTTGCTTCACTCGATACATCAAGACGTAACCTGGCACTCCACGGTCGTGAGATTGCACAGAAGGCGATTGAACTGGCTGAGTTTGCCAGACGTTCGATTAACGATATGGATGGACTGTATTGCTTCGGTAGAGAGCTGCTGGGTACAGAAGCGACCTTCAACTATGATCCAACCAAAGTAACGATCCATGTTCGCCATCTGGGTATTACAGGGTATGAGACAGAGAACTGGCTGCGTGAACATTACAACATCGAGGTCGAACTTAGTGATATGTACAATATTCTGTGTCTCATCACGCCAGGAGATACGGATGACAGTGTGGATATCTTGCTGAACGCTCTGCAGGATCTCTCCCGTACCTATTATCAAGTGAACCCGGCCCATGAACTGGTCGTAAAAGTTCCGGATATTCCACAGTTGATGCTGACTCCACGCGATGCATTCTACGGTGATACCGAAGTGATTCCGTTTAAGGAATCCGCAGGACGTATTATCTCGGAATTCATCTATGTCTATCCGCCAGGAATTCCAATCCTGTTACCGGGTGAGGTTATCACCCAGGAAAACATCGACTACATCATCGATCATGTCGAAGTTGGATTACCCGTCAAAGGACCCGAAGATCGCAGCGTAACCAACGTTAAAGTGATCGTGGAAGCCGATGCCATTTTCTAA
- the gndA gene encoding NADP-dependent phosphogluconate dehydrogenase: MTKQQIGVIGLAVMGKNLALNIESKGFSVSVFNRSPEKTNDLLKEAEGKNLTGSFSIEEFVASLESPRKILIMVQAGKATDATIEQLLPHLDEGDIIIDGGNAYFPDTQRRSKELEDKGIRFIGTGVSGGEEGALKGPSIMPGGQESAYKLVEPILTAISAKVGDDPCCTYIGPDGAGHYVKMVHNGIEYGDMQLIGEAYHLLKSVLNVSVEELHAIFTEWNQGELDSYLIEITADIFSKYDPETGKPMVDVILDAAGQKGTGKWTSQSALDLGVPLSMITESVFSRFLSAMKDERVAASKILNGPATEAFSGDKKAFIESVRKALFASKIVSYAQGFAQMRAASDEYGWDLKYGNIAMIFRGGCIIRSQFLQNIKEAYDKDAALKNLLLDPYFQNIVESYQGAWREVVAAAVKQGVPVPGFSSALSYYDSYRTERLPANLLQAQRDYFGAHTFKRVDKEGSFHHNWME, from the coding sequence ATGACAAAACAACAAATTGGCGTAATTGGCCTGGCTGTCATGGGCAAAAATTTGGCCCTTAACATTGAAAGCAAAGGTTTCTCAGTATCGGTATTTAACCGTTCCCCGGAGAAAACCAATGATCTTCTGAAAGAAGCTGAAGGTAAAAACCTGACAGGCTCATTCTCCATTGAAGAGTTCGTAGCATCCCTGGAATCCCCGCGCAAAATTTTGATCATGGTACAAGCCGGAAAAGCGACCGACGCTACCATTGAACAACTGCTTCCTCACCTGGATGAGGGCGACATCATCATTGATGGAGGGAACGCATACTTCCCTGACACGCAACGTCGCAGCAAAGAGTTGGAAGACAAAGGCATTCGTTTCATCGGAACAGGTGTATCCGGTGGTGAAGAAGGCGCACTGAAAGGCCCTTCCATCATGCCAGGTGGACAGGAAAGTGCTTATAAACTGGTTGAACCGATCCTGACGGCGATCTCGGCCAAAGTCGGTGACGATCCATGTTGTACATATATTGGACCAGACGGTGCCGGACACTATGTGAAAATGGTGCATAACGGTATCGAGTACGGAGATATGCAGTTGATTGGTGAAGCGTACCACTTGCTCAAATCCGTATTGAACGTTTCTGTTGAAGAGCTTCACGCAATCTTTACGGAATGGAATCAAGGGGAGCTGGATAGCTACCTGATCGAAATCACAGCAGATATCTTCTCTAAATACGATCCGGAAACGGGTAAACCAATGGTTGACGTCATTCTGGACGCGGCTGGACAAAAAGGAACAGGTAAATGGACAAGCCAAAGTGCGCTGGATCTCGGTGTACCATTGTCCATGATTACGGAATCTGTATTCTCCCGTTTCTTGTCTGCGATGAAGGACGAGCGTGTAGCAGCTAGCAAAATCCTGAATGGACCAGCGACTGAAGCGTTCTCCGGTGACAAAAAAGCATTTATCGAGAGCGTGCGTAAAGCCCTCTTTGCAAGTAAAATCGTATCCTACGCACAAGGATTTGCACAAATGCGTGCAGCTTCCGACGAGTATGGCTGGGATCTGAAATACGGCAACATTGCCATGATCTTCCGCGGTGGCTGCATCATCCGTTCGCAGTTCCTGCAAAACATCAAGGAAGCTTATGATAAAGACGCAGCTCTGAAAAACTTGCTCTTAGATCCTTACTTCCAAAACATCGTTGAGTCTTATCAAGGCGCATGGCGTGAAGTTGTAGCGGCTGCTGTAAAACAAGGTGTTCCAGTACCTGGCTTCTCCAGTGCTCTGTCTTACTACGACAGCTACCGTACAGAGCGTCTTCCAGCAAACTTGCTGCAAGCTCAACGTGACTACTTCGGTGCTCACACGTTCAAACGTGTGGACAAAGAAGGCAGCTTCCACCACAACTGGATGGAGTAG
- a CDS encoding CoA-binding protein, whose amino-acid sequence MEFNNPTREEIGQLLRKAGNIAVVGLSDKSDRTSYMVAEAMQSRGYRIIPVNPQVQGEILGETVYATLADIPEPVDIVNVFRREEFCADVARDAAAIKANVLWLQLGIHSDEAVQIAAENGMTAVTNRCIKVEDSIVLRGAGRG is encoded by the coding sequence ATGGAATTTAACAACCCTACTCGTGAAGAAATTGGACAACTTTTGCGCAAGGCAGGCAACATCGCAGTCGTCGGCTTATCAGACAAATCAGATCGCACTTCCTATATGGTGGCAGAAGCCATGCAGAGCAGAGGCTATCGCATTATCCCGGTTAATCCACAGGTGCAAGGTGAAATCCTGGGCGAGACGGTATATGCCACACTCGCGGATATTCCAGAGCCGGTAGACATTGTCAATGTGTTTCGTCGCGAAGAGTTTTGCGCGGATGTCGCTCGTGACGCCGCTGCCATCAAAGCAAATGTGCTGTGGCTGCAGCTTGGCATCCATAGTGATGAAGCGGTCCAGATTGCTGCAGAGAACGGCATGACAGCGGTAACGAATCGTTGTATCAAGGTAGAGGATTCCATCGTTCTGCGCGGCGCTGGACGCGGCTGA
- the aroA gene encoding 3-phosphoshikimate 1-carboxyvinyltransferase codes for MDVIVKPTPTLNGEIGALSSKNYTTRYLLAAALAEGTSTIHFPAHSEDSDAMRRCIRDLGAVLEEDDSKIVIQGFGSHPRDVRELNVGNAGAVLRFLMGVTALCPDVTFVNTYPDSLGKRPHDDLIDALGQLGVDVQHEQGRLPITIKGGNAKGGHIRVSGSVSSQYLSALLFVTPLLAEDSTIEVLNDLKSKVVIGQTLEVLEQAGIVIHASDDYMSFRVPGGQAYQPTTYTVQGDYPGSAAVLAAAAVTQSDVKILRLMEQSKQGERAIVDVLRMMEVPLTHENDVVHVQGNGRLKAIEFDGDAATDAVLAMVAAAVFAEGTSRFYNVENLRYKECDRITDYLNELRKAGANVEERQAEIIVHGRPEGVEGGVEINAHYDHRVIMALTVVGLRSKEPLRIRDAHHVAKSYPQYFDHLQALGASVQWVKE; via the coding sequence ATGGACGTTATTGTTAAACCAACCCCCACTCTGAACGGGGAAATCGGGGCTCTGTCCTCCAAAAACTACACTACCCGCTATTTGCTGGCTGCTGCGCTGGCAGAAGGCACAAGTACCATTCATTTCCCGGCACACAGTGAAGACAGTGACGCCATGCGCAGATGTATTCGCGATCTGGGGGCAGTACTTGAAGAAGACGATAGCAAGATTGTGATCCAGGGCTTTGGCAGTCATCCCCGTGATGTGCGTGAGTTGAATGTTGGGAATGCGGGTGCAGTACTTCGTTTCCTTATGGGCGTTACAGCGCTCTGCCCTGACGTTACATTTGTGAATACGTACCCGGATTCACTGGGCAAACGCCCCCATGATGACCTGATCGATGCGCTTGGCCAATTGGGTGTAGATGTACAGCATGAACAAGGACGCCTACCGATTACAATCAAGGGTGGCAATGCCAAGGGTGGACACATTCGTGTATCTGGCTCCGTCAGCTCCCAATATCTGAGTGCATTGTTGTTTGTTACGCCGTTGCTTGCAGAAGACAGCACCATCGAAGTACTGAATGACCTGAAGTCCAAGGTTGTTATCGGACAGACGCTGGAAGTGCTGGAGCAGGCAGGCATCGTTATCCATGCAAGTGATGATTACATGTCCTTCCGTGTACCAGGTGGACAGGCTTACCAGCCGACGACCTACACGGTTCAAGGAGACTACCCGGGCTCGGCAGCCGTTCTTGCCGCAGCAGCGGTTACACAGTCCGATGTGAAAATTCTGCGCCTGATGGAGCAGAGCAAACAGGGTGAACGTGCCATCGTTGACGTGCTGCGCATGATGGAAGTGCCATTGACACATGAGAACGATGTTGTACACGTTCAAGGTAATGGCAGACTGAAAGCGATCGAATTCGACGGGGATGCCGCAACGGACGCCGTTTTGGCTATGGTAGCCGCAGCTGTGTTTGCGGAAGGCACGTCACGGTTCTATAATGTAGAGAACCTGCGTTACAAGGAATGTGACCGAATCACCGATTATTTGAACGAACTCCGGAAGGCAGGAGCGAACGTTGAAGAGCGTCAAGCTGAGATTATCGTACACGGACGTCCGGAAGGCGTTGAAGGCGGCGTTGAGATTAACGCTCATTACGATCATCGCGTAATTATGGCGCTCACTGTCGTTGGTCTGCGTTCCAAGGAGCCGCTTCGTATTCGGGATGCACACCATGTAGCCAAGTCTTATCCGCAATATTTCGATCATTTGCAGGCGCTTGGCGCCTCGGTTCAATGGGTAAAAGAGTAA
- a CDS encoding glucose PTS transporter subunit IIA — protein sequence MNWLGSLQQLGRAVMLPTMVLPAAAILLSVGSLPWDAWGLDIVGEVSTVAGHGIFYFLPYLFAVGVALGLSNQAGQAGLAALAGIVIYDQVTRNFGDGTVQPASLIGIILGALAGGMHNRFKSIKLPEILQFFGGSRFVLLIVGLCSALFSCFMLWLAPILQHGLNGIATWEYSLGGFGLFIYGVLYRVLVAFGLHHLLNNVFWFQLGTFETPDGNIVQGDLPRFFAGDPTAGFFMAGLFPIMMFAIPAIAFAIIQEAREDLKPKIKKTFLTSALVCFLTGVSEQIEFAFLFAAPYLFIVHAVMSGVAMWISYWLDIRHGFSYSAGIIDYILNFHLSENAWKLIPIGILYGLVYYFLFRWAIRTFKIPTPGREEGSMLEDWVGNIPYQAPLILEALGGKSNIVQVEACITRLRLTVHDDRLIDTGAMKSMGSAGLIKLGGGNVQVVFGTYSELIREEIAKLLERDLQQVLFCAPVQGKMLPIEEVPDQIFAAKLVGDGVAFVPEKGELVSPVYGTIMHLYPTMHALGISTREGLEVLLHIGIDTSQLKGHFEAFVQEGDTVEPGQLLIKFDLAVLREQAASLTTPMVITNPDRVKSWSFAPFKQVKKGQASVMSVVLYDRNVGGVE from the coding sequence ATGAATTGGCTCGGATCCTTGCAGCAGCTCGGACGAGCGGTAATGCTGCCTACAATGGTCCTGCCCGCCGCCGCAATTTTGCTCAGTGTTGGCAGTCTGCCTTGGGACGCCTGGGGATTGGATATTGTCGGTGAAGTGTCTACCGTGGCCGGACACGGTATTTTTTATTTCTTACCGTATTTGTTCGCTGTCGGTGTAGCACTGGGACTCTCCAACCAGGCCGGACAAGCGGGACTTGCTGCTCTGGCTGGTATCGTGATATATGATCAGGTGACTCGGAACTTCGGGGATGGCACCGTTCAGCCGGCTTCCTTAATCGGAATCATACTCGGCGCGCTTGCCGGTGGGATGCATAATCGGTTTAAAAGCATTAAACTGCCTGAAATTTTACAATTTTTTGGAGGTTCAAGGTTTGTTTTGCTCATCGTCGGACTCTGTTCGGCATTGTTCTCCTGTTTTATGTTATGGCTCGCTCCGATCCTACAGCATGGATTGAACGGCATTGCTACCTGGGAATACAGTCTCGGGGGGTTTGGACTGTTCATCTACGGAGTGTTATACAGGGTGCTGGTTGCTTTTGGGCTTCATCACCTGCTTAACAATGTGTTTTGGTTCCAGTTAGGGACGTTTGAAACGCCTGATGGTAACATTGTGCAAGGGGATTTGCCCCGATTTTTTGCAGGTGATCCAACAGCAGGATTCTTTATGGCGGGTTTGTTTCCCATCATGATGTTTGCCATTCCGGCAATAGCCTTTGCTATTATTCAGGAAGCCAGGGAAGATCTGAAACCAAAAATCAAGAAAACTTTTCTGACATCGGCACTCGTTTGTTTTCTAACCGGGGTATCGGAACAGATTGAGTTTGCTTTTTTGTTCGCGGCACCTTATCTGTTCATCGTGCATGCAGTGATGTCCGGCGTTGCCATGTGGATTAGTTACTGGCTTGATATCCGGCATGGATTTTCTTACTCCGCAGGTATTATTGATTACATACTCAATTTCCATCTATCGGAGAATGCTTGGAAGCTCATTCCGATTGGCATACTATATGGGCTGGTTTACTACTTCCTGTTCCGATGGGCGATTCGTACGTTCAAGATTCCAACACCAGGACGAGAAGAGGGCTCCATGCTGGAAGATTGGGTAGGTAACATTCCTTATCAGGCACCTTTAATCCTCGAGGCATTGGGTGGGAAGAGTAACATTGTACAGGTTGAAGCATGTATTACACGTCTTCGCCTCACTGTGCATGATGACCGGCTGATCGACACGGGTGCCATGAAGAGTATGGGGTCCGCTGGACTGATCAAGCTGGGTGGCGGTAACGTACAGGTGGTATTCGGGACCTACTCGGAATTGATTCGGGAAGAAATCGCGAAGCTGCTGGAAAGAGATCTGCAACAGGTTCTGTTCTGTGCCCCCGTTCAGGGCAAAATGCTTCCGATTGAAGAGGTGCCGGATCAGATTTTTGCAGCCAAGCTTGTCGGTGATGGTGTAGCCTTTGTTCCGGAAAAGGGAGAGCTGGTCTCACCCGTGTACGGAACGATTATGCACCTGTACCCGACCATGCATGCCTTGGGTATTTCTACCCGTGAGGGGCTTGAGGTGTTACTGCATATCGGCATCGATACCTCACAGTTGAAAGGCCATTTTGAAGCTTTTGTTCAGGAGGGCGATACGGTGGAGCCAGGGCAGTTGTTGATCAAGTTTGATCTGGCAGTACTCCGCGAGCAAGCGGCATCACTAACAACACCAATGGTAATTACGAATCCGGATCGTGTAAAATCATGGAGTTTTGCTCCATTTAAGCAAGTTAAGAAAGGTCAGGCATCCGTTATGTCCGTGGTGCTCTATGACAGGAACGTTGGAGGGGTAGAATGA
- the ptsP gene encoding phosphoenolpyruvate--protein phosphotransferase: MKIQGINGAAGIAIGKAFVLPSWEWDLPDQKMDSVDLAQEFERLYEGIRTSKDEIEYIKNEFKEVVGPEESSIFDAHLAILEDPVFMNEIRGIIERQYKAAEVAVKEAIDHFVTMFDLLEDEYMKERAIDIKDVGNRLLKHLLGAPEITLPSDTQPYVLVAKELSPSQLAHLNPTHVLGIVTLIGGKTSHSAIMARALGIPLVSGLEASLGMPVETGDMLVVDGDNGLVFTDPDRKTIERYTMLRSKQLKKKEQLQVLATVDAVTKDGAVLHLASNISSVKELDLALKQGAKGVGLFRTEFLYMDRATFPGEQEQYEVYRLVAEKTAGQSVVIRTLDIGGDKQLDYFELPEEDNPFLGYRAIRISLDRKDLFKTQLTAILRASAAGNVKIMYPMISSVEELQQANEILREAMSDLDERGLSYDPHIQVGIMIEVPAAVMIADLLAEEADFFSIGTNDLVQYVLAVDRMNEQIAHMYHPYHPAVLRMLRATADAAHTAGIDVSVCGEMAGDERAIPLWLELGIRHLSMSPQSLLRVKHRVLNTTASAAKEEARKCFALRTSGDIEERLQVFNDSTGSPDEQSGSNAS; this comes from the coding sequence ATGAAGATACAAGGCATCAACGGAGCTGCAGGCATAGCCATCGGCAAAGCATTTGTCCTGCCCAGTTGGGAATGGGATCTGCCGGATCAGAAGATGGATTCGGTGGATCTCGCCCAAGAGTTCGAACGGCTGTATGAGGGCATACGGACATCAAAGGATGAGATCGAATATATCAAAAATGAGTTCAAGGAAGTCGTTGGTCCAGAGGAGTCCAGTATCTTTGATGCACATCTGGCAATCCTGGAAGATCCGGTATTCATGAACGAAATTCGCGGTATTATTGAGCGTCAATATAAGGCAGCAGAAGTGGCTGTCAAAGAAGCCATAGACCATTTTGTCACGATGTTTGACTTGCTGGAAGACGAGTATATGAAGGAGCGAGCCATTGACATCAAGGATGTGGGTAACCGTCTGCTCAAGCATTTGCTCGGTGCACCGGAGATTACACTTCCTTCGGATACCCAGCCGTATGTACTCGTTGCCAAAGAACTGTCGCCATCTCAACTGGCGCATCTGAATCCGACCCATGTACTAGGCATTGTAACCTTGATTGGCGGGAAAACATCACATTCTGCGATTATGGCTCGTGCCCTTGGCATTCCTCTCGTTTCCGGTCTGGAAGCGAGTCTTGGCATGCCGGTAGAGACAGGGGATATGCTTGTGGTAGATGGTGACAATGGCTTGGTATTTACGGACCCGGATCGCAAGACGATTGAACGGTATACCATGCTTCGCAGCAAGCAACTGAAGAAAAAGGAACAACTTCAAGTCCTTGCTACAGTGGATGCTGTAACCAAAGATGGGGCTGTTTTGCACTTGGCTTCCAATATCAGTTCGGTGAAGGAATTGGACCTTGCTTTGAAACAAGGAGCCAAAGGTGTGGGCTTGTTCCGAACAGAATTCTTGTACATGGACCGTGCTACTTTCCCGGGTGAGCAAGAACAGTATGAGGTGTACCGTCTTGTGGCAGAGAAAACAGCAGGGCAATCCGTTGTTATTCGTACACTGGATATCGGTGGTGACAAGCAACTTGATTACTTTGAACTGCCGGAGGAAGACAACCCGTTTCTGGGTTACCGAGCTATTCGGATTAGTCTCGACCGCAAGGATCTGTTCAAAACACAGCTTACAGCCATTCTGCGTGCCAGCGCTGCTGGAAATGTCAAAATCATGTACCCGATGATCTCTTCGGTGGAAGAACTTCAGCAGGCCAATGAGATTCTCCGTGAGGCGATGTCTGATCTGGACGAGCGCGGATTATCATACGACCCTCACATTCAGGTGGGAATTATGATTGAAGTTCCTGCAGCGGTGATGATTGCTGATCTGCTCGCAGAGGAAGCTGATTTCTTCAGTATTGGTACGAACGACCTGGTTCAATATGTACTGGCAGTGGATCGAATGAATGAGCAGATCGCTCATATGTATCACCCCTATCATCCGGCTGTTCTGCGGATGCTTCGTGCAACAGCAGATGCGGCTCATACGGCTGGAATTGATGTCAGTGTGTGCGGAGAGATGGCAGGGGACGAACGTGCCATTCCGCTTTGGTTGGAGCTTGGCATTCGCCACTTGAGTATGTCTCCACAATCCCTGTTACGTGTGAAGCACAGAGTGCTGAACACAACAGCATCGGCCGCCAAAGAAGAAGCGCGAAAGTGCTTCGCCCTACGGACCAGCGGAGATATTGAGGAGCGACTGCAAGTTTTTAATGACTCTACGGGAAGTCCGGATGAACAAAGTGGTTCGAATGCATCATAA
- a CDS encoding shikimate kinase, whose amino-acid sequence MSKSNNIILIGMMGTGKSTVADMLARELGYRLIDVDAAVEKEEGCTIPELFTGKGETYFRDAESRMLCSVLEKKSQVIATGGGVVLRSDNCDVMLKNGWVVALTADPAVIVERVSGCDNRPLLAGNAEERIQAIMEERKDAYRFAHYTVDTTELSAAEVTRLILVHYRV is encoded by the coding sequence TTGAGCAAGTCTAACAATATTATTCTCATTGGTATGATGGGAACCGGCAAATCAACCGTCGCTGACATGCTTGCACGCGAGCTTGGTTATCGATTGATTGATGTAGACGCCGCGGTGGAAAAAGAGGAAGGCTGTACGATTCCAGAATTGTTCACTGGCAAGGGAGAGACGTATTTCCGTGATGCCGAGAGCCGTATGTTATGCTCGGTGCTGGAGAAGAAGTCACAGGTCATAGCGACCGGAGGTGGCGTGGTGCTGCGTTCGGATAATTGTGACGTGATGTTGAAAAATGGTTGGGTTGTTGCCTTGACTGCTGATCCGGCAGTGATTGTAGAGCGTGTTAGTGGCTGTGACAATCGCCCACTCCTCGCAGGTAATGCAGAGGAACGCATTCAGGCAATTATGGAAGAACGGAAAGACGCATACCGGTTCGCACATTATACGGTGGATACAACCGAGTTATCCGCTGCTGAAGTGACTCGTTTAATTTTAGTGCATTACCGCGTCTAA
- a CDS encoding rhodanese-like domain-containing protein, whose protein sequence is MTQIAEIETSELRRRLQAGEKLQMIDVREDDEVAQGMIEGAKHIPLGQIPDRLSEIEKSGEIVIICRSGYRSERACEYLQQLGYEGCTNMVGGMLQWQQED, encoded by the coding sequence ATGACACAAATAGCTGAAATTGAAACGTCTGAGCTGCGCCGCCGTTTACAGGCGGGAGAGAAGCTGCAGATGATAGACGTCCGCGAGGACGATGAAGTCGCGCAAGGCATGATCGAAGGAGCCAAGCATATTCCGCTTGGACAGATTCCGGACCGACTGTCTGAGATTGAGAAATCAGGCGAGATCGTGATCATCTGTCGTAGCGGTTACCGCAGTGAGCGTGCATGTGAATATCTGCAGCAACTGGGATATGAAGGCTGTACAAACATGGTCGGCGGTATGCTTCAGTGGCAACAGGAAGACTAG
- a CDS encoding MFS transporter — protein MQTDTKPAKILRSPFFIAMWLTLFLVEIIKGALLVAVLPVYMDNILGLSAGVIGVAFALQYLGDNLFRAPSGWAAERIGFRATMVTALICTLIAVIMILFLKSAFGLAMACLILGIGTSPLWPCAMTGVTAMSGPQNKNGTAMGALEMAALGGTGLGPIGMNWLLERTHHDYRTIFLVLMGCAILVILVAMILPGRVIVEGEHAEQAAKNSDVKYPAKPNLLTPFIRLQKSVKGTLQRVRSTLNVNPLVYPALFMQSFVIGLLSPVITLYTRTDLHISPNLYSLLLIAGGGITVIALLPVGKMVDRFGTKPFLNVGFLMAAASLFAFSSITSIPVVFGVVMLVGISYAMILPAWNAFVATLIPKGERGAIWGFFLTLQGSGMVVGPIVSGLLWDHVSHPAPFIGSAIVMAGLAVVHFVLSRNPFRTAPAK, from the coding sequence ATGCAAACCGATACAAAACCAGCCAAAATTTTGCGATCACCATTTTTTATCGCGATGTGGCTGACACTTTTTCTAGTTGAAATTATCAAAGGGGCCCTATTGGTAGCTGTTTTGCCCGTGTATATGGACAATATACTGGGTCTGTCTGCAGGCGTCATTGGTGTGGCATTTGCTCTTCAATATCTGGGAGATAATCTGTTCCGGGCGCCTTCCGGCTGGGCAGCAGAACGGATCGGGTTCCGCGCAACGATGGTTACAGCACTAATCTGTACCTTAATCGCTGTTATTATGATCCTTTTTCTCAAAAGTGCCTTTGGACTGGCCATGGCCTGTCTCATTCTTGGCATTGGTACGTCACCACTCTGGCCTTGCGCCATGACAGGGGTGACGGCGATGTCAGGCCCACAGAACAAGAATGGTACAGCAATGGGGGCGCTGGAGATGGCTGCTCTCGGCGGAACGGGGCTTGGACCTATAGGCATGAACTGGCTGCTGGAGCGCACGCATCATGATTATCGAACTATATTCCTCGTGCTGATGGGTTGTGCCATTCTCGTTATTCTGGTGGCCATGATTCTTCCTGGACGTGTCATTGTTGAAGGAGAGCATGCCGAGCAAGCAGCGAAGAATAGTGATGTGAAATATCCAGCCAAACCGAATCTGCTCACGCCGTTCATCCGGCTGCAAAAGAGTGTGAAGGGCACACTGCAACGAGTGCGCAGTACGCTTAATGTAAATCCACTGGTGTATCCTGCCTTGTTTATGCAGTCGTTTGTCATTGGGCTGCTCAGTCCAGTAATCACGCTATATACACGCACAGATCTGCACATCTCACCAAACCTTTACAGTTTGTTGCTGATTGCGGGAGGTGGAATAACCGTTATTGCCTTACTGCCTGTAGGTAAAATGGTAGACAGGTTTGGTACGAAACCGTTCCTGAACGTTGGTTTTTTGATGGCGGCGGCGAGTCTGTTTGCATTCTCCTCCATAACATCCATTCCGGTGGTGTTTGGTGTTGTTATGCTGGTGGGCATCAGTTATGCCATGATTCTGCCCGCCTGGAATGCTTTTGTAGCCACACTGATTCCCAAAGGGGAGCGGGGAGCGATCTGGGGATTTTTCCTTACATTGCAGGGATCAGGCATGGTTGTCGGCCCCATTGTTTCCGGACTGCTGTGGGACCACGTGAGCCATCCGGCCCCATTCATTGGCAGTGCCATCGTCATGGCAGGACTTGCCGTTGTGCACTTTGTGTTATCCCGCAATCCGTTTCGCACCGCTCCGGCCAAATAA